One Lentimicrobiaceae bacterium genomic window carries:
- a CDS encoding aldo/keto reductase, whose translation MKFPSTIHAFTLNNGNIIPAIGLGVYQMPNGVLTQRAVDYALRVGYRHIDTAMIYRNEESVGKAIATGFVPREQIFVTTKLWNSEQGYDQAIRACNASLTRLGLKYVDLFLIHWPVHGKRKNSWRALETLMGEGKCRSIGVSNYMVGHLLELLDFCKIVPAVNQIELHPFIYNSRIQTVDLCRQAGIIPVAYSPLTKGIKLRDPLLLRMATSYGKTAAQLLLRWALQQGFAVIPKSAVTSRIADNFKIFDFEISNNDMELLNSLDENLTTGWDPSEVL comes from the coding sequence ATGAAGTTTCCTTCAACAATTCATGCTTTTACCCTTAATAATGGAAATATTATTCCTGCTATAGGCCTTGGAGTGTACCAGATGCCCAATGGTGTTCTCACCCAGCGAGCTGTTGATTATGCTTTAAGAGTTGGTTACAGGCATATTGATACCGCTATGATTTATCGGAATGAAGAATCGGTAGGAAAGGCCATTGCTACGGGTTTTGTTCCCAGGGAGCAGATTTTTGTAACCACAAAGCTTTGGAATTCCGAACAAGGATATGATCAGGCCATTCGCGCGTGCAATGCAAGTTTAACCAGGCTTGGTTTGAAATATGTTGATTTGTTTCTAATACACTGGCCTGTTCATGGAAAAAGGAAAAACTCATGGCGTGCCCTTGAAACTCTCATGGGCGAAGGTAAATGCAGGTCAATCGGAGTGAGCAATTATATGGTTGGTCATTTACTTGAATTGCTTGATTTCTGCAAAATAGTTCCCGCTGTGAACCAAATTGAACTGCATCCATTTATCTATAATTCACGTATCCAAACCGTAGATCTTTGCAGACAGGCCGGGATTATTCCGGTTGCCTACAGCCCGCTTACCAAAGGAATAAAACTGCGCGATCCTTTATTATTGCGCATGGCAACTTCCTATGGAAAAACTGCAGCACAATTGTTATTGCGTTGGGCATTGCAACAGGGATTTGCTGTAATTCCCAAATCAGCTGTGACGTCGCGAATTGCTGATAATTTCAAAATATTTGATTTTGAGATTAGCAATAATGATATGGAATTACTCAATAGTCTTGATGAGAATCTGACAACAGGCTGGGATCCTTCGGAGGTGCTTTAA
- the deoC gene encoding deoxyribose-phosphate aldolase, translated as MSKSRTFYPAQVSKDIEAILNQPFTSFSSEKEAMRFALGILDLTTLEGADNIAKVDALCKKALSFQELGLSNVAAICVYPVFARQVKGLLHGSGLNTACVAGAFPAGQSPLHIKLAEIKYAIDEGADEIDMVISRGKFLQGDYIEVFEEVHAIKELCGQVHLKVILETGEINDLNRIYDASVLAMKAGGDFIKTSTGKVSPAATPEAAYIMLQAIKDFHESTGKYVGFKPAGGVSTPDQALVYIKLVEKILGAEWLNSHLFRIGASRLADNLVNAILNE; from the coding sequence ATGTCAAAATCCAGAACATTTTACCCTGCTCAGGTTTCCAAAGATATTGAAGCCATTTTAAACCAACCTTTTACTTCTTTTTCATCTGAAAAGGAAGCCATGCGTTTTGCGCTTGGAATACTTGATCTTACAACTCTTGAAGGTGCTGATAACATTGCAAAAGTAGATGCATTGTGTAAGAAAGCCCTGAGTTTTCAGGAGCTTGGTTTGTCAAATGTGGCTGCAATTTGTGTTTATCCGGTATTTGCACGCCAGGTTAAAGGTCTGCTTCATGGCTCAGGACTAAACACTGCTTGTGTGGCTGGCGCTTTTCCAGCCGGACAGTCTCCTCTTCATATTAAACTTGCCGAAATCAAATATGCTATTGATGAAGGTGCCGATGAAATTGACATGGTCATTTCAAGAGGAAAATTCCTGCAGGGCGATTATATTGAAGTTTTTGAAGAAGTACATGCCATTAAGGAGTTGTGCGGTCAGGTACATTTAAAAGTGATACTTGAAACCGGTGAGATTAACGATTTAAATAGAATATATGACGCATCAGTACTTGCAATGAAGGCAGGCGGGGATTTCATCAAAACATCAACAGGTAAGGTGAGCCCTGCTGCAACTCCTGAGGCTGCTTATATTATGCTTCAGGCCATAAAGGATTTTCACGAATCAACTGGTAAGTATGTCGGATTCAAGCCTGCCGGCGGCGTTTCTACTCCTGATCAGGCATTGGTTTATATTAAACTGGTCGAAAAAATCCTGGGTGCTGAATGGCTAAATAGTCATCTTTTCAGAATTGGAGCCAGCCGGCTTGCCGATAACCTGGTAAATGCTATTTTAAATGAGTAG